Proteins encoded in a region of the Dorea longicatena genome:
- a CDS encoding DNA polymerase III subunit alpha → MSFAHLHVHTEYSLLDGSNKIKECVARVKELGMNSVAITDHGVMYGVIDFYRAARAAGIKPILGCEVYVAPGSRFDKEAVGSGDDRYYHLVLLAENDLGYHNLMKIVSRGFTEGYYYKPRVDLEVLQEFHEGIIALSACLAGEVQKNILRGMYEEGKAAALRYQDIFGKGNFFLELQDHGMQEQQIVNQSLLRMSQETGIELVATNDVHYTYAEDVKPHDILLCIQTGKKLADEDRMRYEGGQYYIKSEEEMKQLFPYALQALENTQKIADRCNVEIEFGVTKLPKYDVPEGYTSWEYLNKLCFDGLKERYPDGDDSLKERLEYELSVIKSMGYVDYFLIVWDFINYARTQGIKVGPGRGSAAGSIVSYCLGITSIDPIKYQLLFERFLNPERVSMPDIDVDFCFERRQEVIDYVGRKYGADRVVQIVTFGTMAARGVIRDVGRVMDLPYAFVDSIAKMVPTELNITLDKALKMNPEFKKLYQEDEQVKELIDMSRRLEGLPRHTSMHAAGVVIGQRAIEEFVPLSLGSDGSVTTQFTMTTLEELGLLKMDFLGLRTLTVIQDAERLASISSGKTIDINKIDYDDKAVLASIGTGKTDGVFQLESAGMKNFMKELKPQNLEDIIAGISLYRPGPMDFIPQYIKGKNNPDSITYDCPQLEPILAPTYGCIVYQEQVMQIVRDLAGYTLGRSDLLRRAMSKKKGDVMQKERQNFVYGNPDEGVPGCIANGIDEKTANKIYDEMIDFAKYAFNKSHAAAYAVVSYQTAWLKYYYPVEFMAALMTSVIDNPGKVSEYIYSCRQMGIKILPPDINKGEGSFSVDGGNIRYGLAAIKSIGKPVIESIIQERKNGGEFSNLKDFIERLSGKEVNKRTIESFIKSGAFDSLGGTRKQFMVVYVQILDQVNRERKYSMTGQLSLFDIVSDDQKSEFDIPLPDVGEYEKETKLAFEKEVLGVYLSGHPLEDYEEKWKKNISRTTLDFQIDDETGRTKVHDGAKEIVGGMITNKTIKYTKTNKVMAFITLEDLVGSVEVVIFPRDFEKNQMYLNEEAKVFIKGRVSEEDDAPSKLICEQVIPFEQTKKELWLQYPDKATYLQQEGMLQDILKVSEGMDEVIIYCRKEKAVKRLAKGWNVTADEVLLSRLTNYLGESCVKVIEKPIESVH, encoded by the coding sequence ATGAGCTTTGCACATCTCCACGTCCATACAGAGTACAGCCTGTTGGATGGCTCAAATAAAATCAAAGAGTGTGTAGCCAGGGTAAAAGAACTCGGGATGAACAGCGTGGCGATCACGGATCATGGTGTCATGTATGGTGTGATCGATTTTTACCGTGCGGCAAGAGCAGCAGGGATTAAGCCGATCCTCGGATGCGAAGTCTATGTTGCACCGGGATCGAGATTCGATAAAGAAGCTGTAGGAAGCGGGGATGACCGTTATTATCATCTGGTGCTTCTGGCGGAAAATGATCTGGGATACCATAATCTGATGAAGATCGTGTCCAGAGGATTTACGGAAGGCTATTATTATAAACCAAGAGTAGACCTGGAAGTGCTGCAGGAATTCCATGAAGGAATCATTGCGCTCAGTGCGTGTCTGGCCGGTGAGGTACAGAAGAATATCCTGCGCGGCATGTATGAAGAAGGAAAGGCAGCAGCACTAAGGTATCAGGACATTTTCGGAAAAGGAAATTTCTTCCTGGAATTACAGGATCACGGAATGCAGGAACAGCAGATCGTGAACCAGTCACTGCTTCGTATGTCACAGGAGACAGGGATCGAACTGGTTGCGACGAATGACGTGCATTATACTTACGCAGAAGACGTAAAACCGCATGACATTCTGTTATGCATCCAGACGGGTAAAAAGCTGGCAGATGAAGATCGTATGCGCTACGAAGGCGGCCAGTATTATATTAAGTCCGAAGAAGAGATGAAGCAGTTATTTCCATATGCACTGCAGGCGTTGGAGAACACGCAGAAGATTGCAGACCGCTGTAATGTAGAGATTGAATTCGGTGTCACCAAACTGCCGAAATATGATGTGCCGGAAGGATATACTTCCTGGGAATATCTGAATAAACTTTGTTTTGACGGATTGAAAGAACGGTATCCGGACGGGGATGATTCGTTGAAAGAACGTCTGGAATACGAATTGTCGGTCATCAAATCCATGGGATATGTAGATTACTTCCTGATCGTGTGGGATTTCATTAATTATGCAAGAACACAGGGGATCAAGGTCGGACCGGGGCGAGGTTCGGCGGCCGGAAGTATCGTATCGTACTGTCTGGGAATTACAAGTATCGACCCGATCAAATATCAGCTTCTGTTCGAACGTTTCCTGAATCCGGAACGTGTATCCATGCCCGATATCGACGTGGACTTCTGCTTTGAGAGACGCCAGGAAGTCATTGATTATGTAGGAAGAAAATACGGCGCAGACCGGGTAGTACAGATCGTAACTTTCGGTACGATGGCAGCACGTGGAGTCATCCGTGACGTAGGACGTGTCATGGACCTTCCGTATGCATTTGTAGACAGCATTGCAAAGATGGTGCCGACAGAGCTGAATATTACGCTTGATAAGGCACTGAAGATGAATCCGGAATTCAAGAAACTGTATCAGGAAGATGAACAGGTTAAGGAACTGATCGATATGTCGAGAAGACTGGAAGGTCTTCCGAGACATACGTCCATGCATGCAGCGGGAGTTGTGATCGGTCAGCGTGCGATCGAAGAATTCGTGCCATTGTCTCTTGGATCGGACGGCTCAGTGACAACACAGTTTACGATGACAACACTGGAAGAACTGGGGCTTCTGAAAATGGATTTCCTAGGTCTGCGTACCCTGACTGTTATACAGGATGCAGAGCGTCTGGCAAGCATCAGCAGCGGTAAGACAATAGACATTAATAAAATCGATTATGATGATAAAGCAGTTCTGGCGTCTATCGGAACAGGAAAGACCGATGGCGTATTCCAGCTTGAAAGTGCCGGAATGAAGAACTTCATGAAGGAACTGAAACCGCAGAATCTGGAGGATATCATTGCCGGTATCTCCTTATACCGTCCGGGACCGATGGATTTCATCCCGCAGTACATCAAGGGAAAGAACAATCCGGATAGCATCACTTATGACTGCCCGCAGTTAGAGCCGATCCTGGCACCGACTTATGGATGTATCGTATATCAGGAACAGGTTATGCAGATCGTGCGTGATCTGGCTGGATATACGCTTGGACGAAGCGATCTTCTGCGAAGAGCGATGTCGAAGAAAAAGGGCGATGTCATGCAGAAAGAGCGCCAGAATTTCGTATATGGTAATCCGGACGAAGGCGTGCCGGGCTGTATCGCCAACGGAATCGACGAGAAGACGGCGAATAAGATTTATGATGAAATGATCGATTTTGCCAAATATGCATTTAACAAATCACATGCGGCAGCCTATGCGGTGGTATCATATCAGACTGCCTGGTTAAAATATTACTATCCGGTGGAATTCATGGCAGCACTTATGACTTCCGTGATCGACAATCCGGGAAAAGTATCAGAGTACATTTACAGTTGCAGACAGATGGGAATTAAGATCCTTCCACCGGATATTAATAAAGGAGAAGGAAGCTTCTCCGTTGACGGCGGCAATATCCGTTATGGTCTGGCGGCGATCAAGAGTATCGGAAAGCCAGTGATCGAGTCGATTATCCAGGAACGAAAAAATGGAGGAGAATTCAGCAACCTGAAAGACTTTATCGAACGTCTGTCGGGAAAAGAAGTCAATAAGCGTACGATCGAAAGCTTTATCAAATCCGGAGCATTTGACAGTCTGGGTGGTACAAGAAAGCAGTTTATGGTAGTTTATGTACAGATCCTGGATCAGGTGAACCGTGAGCGGAAATACTCCATGACCGGACAGCTTTCATTATTTGACATCGTAAGTGATGACCAGAAATCGGAATTCGACATTCCACTTCCGGATGTAGGAGAGTACGAGAAAGAGACAAAGCTTGCATTTGAAAAAGAAGTGCTGGGTGTGTACTTAAGCGGTCATCCGCTGGAGGATTATGAGGAAAAATGGAAGAAGAACATTTCCAGAACGACATTAGATTTCCAGATAGATGATGAGACGGGAAGGACAAAGGTACATGACGGTGCAAAAGAGATCGTCGGCGGCATGATCACCAATAAGACGATCAAATATACCAAGACCAATAAAGTTATGGCATTTATTACACTGGAAGATCTGGTGGGATCAGTCGAAGTTGTGATCTTTCCGAGAGATTTTGAAAAAAATCAGATGTATCTGAATGAAGAAGCCAAAGTATTTATAAAGGGAAGGGTATCCGAAGAAGATGATGCACCAAGTAAACTGATCTGTGAGCAGGTGATCCCGTTTGAACAGACGAAGAAGGAACTATGGCTTCAATATCCGGATAAAGCGACTTATCTTCAGCAGGAAGGAATGCTTCAGGACATTCTGAAAGTATCTGAAGGAATGGATGAAGTTATCATCTATTGCAGGAAGGAAAAAGCGGTAAAACGCCTGGCAAAGGGCTGGAATGTGACCGCAGATGAGGTATTGTTGAGCAGATTGACGAATTATCTGGGTGAAAGTTGTGTAAAAGTTATAGAAAAACCCATTGAAAGCGTGCACTAA
- the pfkA gene encoding 6-phosphofructokinase, producing the protein MADKKVIRTIGVLTSGGDAPGMNAAIRAVVRTALGKGLKVRGIRRGYQGLLNEEIIDLSARDVSDTIERGGTILQTARCAEMRTEEGQQKAAAICKKYGIDGLVVIGGDGSFAGAQKLANFGINTIGLPGTIDLDIACTEYTIGFDTAVNTAMQAIDKVRDTSTSHERCSIIEVMGRDAGYLALWCGIANGAEKILMPEEHDYDEDKIIADIQESRKRGKKNYIIINAEGVGDSINMAKRIEEATGMETRATILGHMQRGGSPTCKDRVYASIMGAKAVDLLLEGKTNRVVGYKHGEYVDFDIDEALGMTKGIPAYQYEIAKELAL; encoded by the coding sequence ATGGCAGACAAAAAAGTAATTCGTACAATAGGTGTATTGACAAGTGGTGGAGATGCCCCTGGAATGAACGCAGCAATCCGTGCCGTTGTTCGTACAGCACTTGGTAAAGGACTGAAGGTAAGAGGCATCAGAAGAGGATATCAGGGACTTTTAAACGAGGAAATTATCGATCTGTCAGCCAGAGACGTATCCGATACAATTGAGCGCGGAGGTACAATTCTTCAGACAGCCCGTTGTGCAGAGATGCGTACAGAGGAAGGTCAGCAGAAAGCAGCAGCTATCTGCAAAAAATATGGTATTGATGGTCTGGTAGTCATCGGTGGTGACGGATCATTTGCCGGAGCTCAGAAACTTGCTAACTTCGGAATCAATACAATCGGACTTCCGGGAACGATCGATCTGGATATTGCCTGTACGGAATATACAATCGGATTCGATACAGCCGTTAATACAGCTATGCAGGCTATTGACAAAGTACGTGATACATCAACTTCTCATGAGAGATGCTCTATCATCGAGGTTATGGGTAGAGATGCAGGATACCTTGCACTGTGGTGCGGTATTGCTAACGGAGCTGAGAAGATCCTGATGCCTGAAGAGCATGATTATGACGAAGATAAGATCATTGCTGATATTCAGGAATCAAGAAAACGTGGAAAGAAGAACTACATCATCATCAATGCAGAGGGTGTTGGAGATTCTATAAACATGGCTAAGAGAATTGAAGAAGCAACCGGTATGGAGACAAGAGCAACGATTCTCGGACACATGCAGCGTGGTGGAAGCCCGACATGTAAAGACAGAGTATACGCTTCTATCATGGGAGCAAAAGCCGTAGATCTTCTGCTTGAAGGAAAGACAAACCGTGTTGTAGGTTACAAACATGGTGAGTATGTAGACTTCGATATTGATGAAGCACTTGGAATGACAAAAGGAATTCCTGCTTACCAGTATGAGATTGCAAAAGAGCTGGCTCTGTAA
- the murI gene encoding glutamate racemase: protein MENKNRNTAAIGVFDSGVGGLTVTREIMRQLPNENVVYFGDTARVPYGSKSKNNIIRFSRQIIRFLKTKNVKAIVIACNTASALALETVQQEFDIPIIGVIVPGARAAVRETRNGQIGVLGTEATIKSETYTKEIRKLMPEAEVIGKPCPLFVPLVEEGFAKHKITEEVIDIYLSDMRKSEIDTLILGCTHYPLLRSRIMAYFGEKVHIVNPAYETAMDLKKILEEQKIANTSGEPAAYDFYVSDAAEKFKKFANSILPYDVDKTQAIDIEDY, encoded by the coding sequence GTGGAAAATAAAAATAGGAACACTGCAGCAATCGGTGTGTTTGATTCGGGAGTCGGCGGTTTGACCGTCACAAGAGAGATCATGCGTCAGCTGCCGAATGAAAATGTAGTATATTTTGGGGATACAGCAAGAGTTCCATACGGAAGTAAGTCGAAGAATAACATTATCCGTTTTTCCAGACAGATCATCCGTTTTTTAAAGACAAAGAATGTAAAGGCAATCGTGATCGCATGTAATACGGCCAGTGCGCTGGCGCTTGAGACAGTGCAGCAAGAGTTCGACATTCCGATCATCGGAGTGATCGTACCGGGAGCAAGAGCTGCCGTAAGGGAGACCAGGAATGGTCAGATTGGTGTACTTGGTACAGAAGCAACGATCAAGAGCGAGACCTATACCAAAGAAATCCGGAAACTTATGCCGGAGGCAGAAGTCATCGGAAAGCCATGTCCGTTATTCGTACCGTTGGTAGAAGAGGGATTTGCAAAGCATAAAATCACAGAAGAAGTGATCGATATCTATCTGTCAGATATGAGAAAGTCAGAGATCGATACACTGATCCTGGGATGTACCCACTATCCGCTTCTCAGATCAAGGATCATGGCATATTTTGGAGAAAAAGTACATATTGTAAATCCGGCGTACGAGACGGCGATGGATCTGAAGAAGATACTGGAAGAGCAGAAAATTGCTAATACATCGGGAGAACCGGCAGCATATGATTTTTATGTCAGTGATGCGGCAGAGAAGTTTAAGAAATTCGCCAATTCAATCCTGCCGTACGATGTAGATAAGACACAGGCAATTGATATTGAAGATTATTAG
- a CDS encoding DUF1934 domain-containing protein produces the protein MTKDVLLSISGLHQDVTGIEAQGDEPGSEPIEVIVPASYYEKNGKHYVIYDELVEGIPGTIKNKVRILDDQKVEIIKSGITNTHMVFEKDKINMTQYETPYGEMMIGVFTKDIQFEEQDEKITVHVNYALDINGDPVADCNIDIKITALER, from the coding sequence ATGACAAAAGACGTATTATTAAGTATATCCGGTCTGCATCAGGATGTGACCGGGATTGAAGCACAGGGCGATGAGCCGGGAAGTGAACCAATCGAGGTAATCGTACCTGCGAGCTATTATGAGAAAAATGGAAAGCACTATGTGATCTATGATGAACTGGTGGAAGGAATCCCGGGAACCATCAAGAATAAAGTAAGGATCCTGGATGACCAGAAGGTCGAGATCATCAAGAGCGGAATTACGAATACCCATATGGTATTCGAGAAAGATAAGATCAATATGACACAGTATGAGACACCATACGGTGAGATGATGATTGGAGTCTTTACCAAGGATATCCAGTTCGAAGAACAGGATGAAAAGATCACGGTGCATGTGAATTATGCACTGGACATCAACGGAGATCCTGTTGCCGATTGCAATATAGACATAAAAATAACAGCACTGGAACGATAA
- the tig gene encoding trigger factor, whose product MKKKVAMLLTGVMAVSLLMTGCQSTKGLENDNIKISVYKGVEVDKVDKPSEVTDDDVNTQIQSVLDENATTKEVTDRAVKKGDTATIDFVGKMNGKAFDGGSSTDYPLEIGSNSFIEGFEDSIIGHKIGDTFDWNGKFPENYGSSDLAGKDVTFTITVKSISQKNTPKLTDKLVKKVSKKSKTVKEYKEEVKKSLEEDNEKTYNDTLQQAAWQKVLDNTKVKKYPEKDVKKIEDSLISQYKSVAKAYNMSYDDLIKQQMGTTVEKFEKQVTKAAKSSVKQTLVTKAIADKENIKLDDATYKTELKKIAKEYGYDSVKALKKAASKSDLKEIALNDLVKEWLANQCIQVESSSSSSSSSSSSSSSGN is encoded by the coding sequence ATGAAAAAGAAAGTGGCAATGTTATTAACAGGTGTTATGGCAGTCTCTCTTTTGATGACAGGTTGTCAGTCGACGAAAGGTCTTGAAAATGACAACATTAAGATTTCAGTCTACAAAGGTGTTGAAGTAGATAAAGTTGACAAACCGAGCGAAGTAACGGATGATGATGTGAATACACAGATTCAGTCAGTACTGGATGAAAATGCAACAACAAAAGAAGTAACAGACCGAGCAGTAAAAAAAGGCGATACAGCAACGATTGATTTCGTTGGAAAGATGAATGGCAAAGCATTTGACGGTGGATCTTCTACAGATTATCCACTGGAGATCGGTTCTAATTCTTTCATCGAAGGATTTGAAGACAGTATTATCGGACACAAGATCGGTGATACATTTGACTGGAACGGAAAGTTCCCGGAGAATTATGGAAGTTCTGATCTTGCAGGCAAAGATGTAACATTTACAATTACTGTAAAATCCATTTCCCAAAAGAATACACCAAAGCTTACAGACAAACTGGTAAAGAAAGTATCTAAGAAATCAAAGACAGTAAAAGAGTACAAAGAAGAAGTGAAGAAGTCTCTCGAGGAAGATAACGAAAAGACATACAATGATACTTTGCAGCAGGCAGCATGGCAGAAGGTTCTTGATAATACAAAAGTTAAGAAATATCCGGAGAAAGATGTAAAGAAGATTGAAGATTCTCTGATCTCTCAGTACAAGTCTGTTGCAAAAGCTTATAACATGTCATATGATGATCTGATCAAGCAGCAGATGGGAACAACTGTTGAAAAGTTCGAAAAGCAGGTAACAAAGGCTGCAAAATCCAGCGTAAAACAGACACTGGTAACAAAGGCAATTGCAGATAAAGAGAACATCAAGTTAGATGATGCAACTTATAAGACAGAGCTTAAGAAGATTGCAAAAGAGTATGGATACGACAGTGTAAAAGCTTTAAAGAAAGCTGCATCAAAGTCAGATCTGAAAGAGATTGCGCTGAATGATCTTGTAAAAGAATGGCTGGCTAATCAGTGCATTCAGGTTGAGTCAAGCTCAAGCAGTTCGTCAAGCTCAAGCAGTTCATCAAGTTCAGGTAACTAA
- a CDS encoding pseudouridine synthase codes for MPHYYMFHKPFGCVTARRDDRYPTVMDYFEELQNDRLSPVGRLDRETTGLLLITDDGIFNQKLTHPSYHKEKTYEFTLLGDLTPELVHKLETGVILKGADTLTAPAKITVTGHAVMSDILSTLPEEIQKDIHKNRPDHPITYGIITISEGKKRQIRRMMKSVHCCVIELKRISIGDIVLDKALCPGEWKEIFPHT; via the coding sequence ATGCCTCACTACTACATGTTTCACAAACCTTTCGGCTGTGTCACTGCCAGACGCGATGACCGCTATCCGACGGTTATGGACTATTTTGAAGAATTACAGAATGACAGGCTTTCTCCGGTCGGACGCCTTGACCGTGAGACGACCGGACTTCTCCTGATCACGGATGACGGTATCTTCAATCAGAAGCTCACTCATCCTTCCTATCACAAAGAGAAAACTTATGAATTCACCCTTCTTGGTGATCTGACACCGGAACTGGTACATAAGCTGGAAACAGGTGTCATTCTGAAGGGCGCCGATACCCTGACTGCCCCGGCAAAAATTACCGTAACCGGACATGCAGTAATGTCCGATATTCTTTCCACACTGCCGGAAGAAATCCAGAAAGATATCCACAAAAACCGTCCGGATCACCCCATCACCTATGGGATAATTACCATTTCCGAAGGGAAGAAACGCCAGATCCGACGCATGATGAAGTCTGTTCACTGCTGTGTGATCGAATTAAAACGTATTTCCATCGGAGACATTGTACTTGACAAAGCGCTTTGCCCCGGAGAGTGGAAAGAAATATTTCCTCACACTTAA
- a CDS encoding manganese efflux pump MntP family protein — MEWNFLFFMNSALLGVGLAMDAFSVSLANGMNEKNMKKSRMAYIAGVYAFFQFLMPMIGWICVHTIVQVFGQFQKFIPWIALILLLYIGGSMIKESMQSEEEKEEVKRLSFAVLMMQGIATSIDALSVGFTTAGYDLVMAVVCSLIVAVVTFVICETGLCLGKTLGTKLSGKADVLGGVILIGIGIVSWGRGM, encoded by the coding sequence ATGGAGTGGAATTTTTTATTCTTTATGAACAGTGCCTTACTTGGAGTAGGGTTGGCAATGGATGCATTTTCGGTCTCGCTGGCAAATGGAATGAATGAAAAAAATATGAAGAAATCAAGAATGGCTTATATTGCAGGAGTATATGCATTCTTTCAGTTCCTGATGCCTATGATAGGATGGATATGTGTGCATACGATCGTACAGGTCTTTGGACAGTTTCAGAAGTTCATTCCGTGGATCGCATTGATTTTGCTTTTGTATATCGGAGGAAGCATGATCAAAGAATCTATGCAGAGTGAAGAGGAAAAGGAAGAAGTGAAAAGATTAAGTTTTGCCGTGCTTATGATGCAGGGGATTGCAACATCGATTGATGCGTTGTCGGTAGGATTTACCACTGCCGGGTATGATTTGGTTATGGCTGTAGTCTGTTCACTGATTGTGGCAGTGGTAACGTTTGTGATATGTGAGACAGGGTTGTGCCTCGGTAAGACTCTGGGAACAAAGCTGTCAGGAAAGGCAGATGTTCTGGGAGGTGTAATCTTGATAGGAATCGGAATTGTGTCATGGGGACGGGGAATGTGA
- a CDS encoding helix-turn-helix domain-containing protein, which produces MEIGKKLKDARMKSGFTQETVAERINVSRQTISNWENEKSYPDIISVIELSSLYSISLDDLLKGDERMMEHLEESTNVVKSNQKLIGAIILNIITVILLITLSMFLPDKIYYLIMVFCLAIVSSAVLLYQIIRRI; this is translated from the coding sequence ATGGAAATTGGGAAAAAATTAAAAGACGCTCGTATGAAATCCGGATTTACCCAGGAAACAGTTGCAGAAAGGATCAATGTGTCCAGACAGACCATTTCAAACTGGGAAAATGAAAAATCCTATCCGGATATTATAAGCGTCATTGAGTTGAGCAGCCTTTATTCCATAAGTCTTGATGATTTATTGAAAGGGGACGAAAGAATGATGGAACATCTGGAAGAAAGCACAAATGTAGTCAAAAGCAATCAAAAATTGATAGGAGCGATCATACTTAATATTATCACGGTTATTCTATTGATTACCTTAAGTATGTTCCTGCCGGATAAGATATATTATCTGATTATGGTATTTTGTCTGGCTATTGTGAGCTCAGCAGTATTGCTTTATCAGATTATCAGACGTATTTAA
- the spoIIID gene encoding sporulation transcriptional regulator SpoIIID has translation MKDYIEERAVEIAYYIIEHKATVRQTAKEFGVSKSTIHKDCTDRLEQINPTLAQSVRKVLDVNKQERHIRGGLATREKYLHQHRHAG, from the coding sequence ATGAAAGATTACATTGAGGAGAGGGCAGTAGAAATCGCATATTATATCATCGAACATAAAGCCACTGTGCGTCAGACCGCGAAGGAATTTGGGGTTAGTAAGAGTACGATACATAAAGACTGCACCGACCGCCTGGAGCAGATCAACCCGACCCTGGCGCAGAGCGTCCGCAAAGTTCTTGACGTGAACAAACAGGAACGCCACATCCGCGGCGGACTTGCCACTCGGGAAAAATATCTACATCAGCATCGGCACGCAGGATAA
- a CDS encoding membrane protein, with amino-acid sequence MGNKRTKKSISLEGFVFLAIFLGIFGGMGMKMGGVNMLNTLMNTGYQLLLETVFYIMAIAVLAGAISGLFSEFGVISMVNKLLSPLMKPLYNLPGAAALGVITTYLSDNPAILGLAEDKNFRKYFKKFQLPALTNLGTSFGMGLIVSTFMIGLKLKGGHAGTAVLVGNFSAIIGSIISVRIMLHFTKKEYGTEEYCVQFEEHEDMDAIMNTREIRDGGIGGRAIEALLEGGKNGVDVGLAIIPGVITICTLVMMLTNGASADGTYTGAAYEGIAFLPWLGKKLEFILSPLFGFTDASGISVPITALGAAGAAIGLVPHMAEAGTVLANDIAVFTAMCMCWSGYLSTHVAMMSSLKVNKLTGKAILSHTIGGLCAGVAANWIFKLVMLFL; translated from the coding sequence ATGGGAAACAAAAGAACAAAAAAATCCATCAGTCTTGAAGGATTCGTCTTTCTGGCAATCTTTTTAGGAATTTTCGGTGGTATGGGTATGAAAATGGGCGGTGTCAATATGCTGAACACATTGATGAACACCGGCTACCAGCTGCTTCTTGAGACAGTCTTCTATATTATGGCAATCGCGGTTCTTGCCGGAGCCATTTCAGGACTGTTCTCAGAATTCGGTGTCATTTCGATGGTGAATAAATTACTGTCACCGCTGATGAAGCCACTTTATAATCTGCCGGGTGCCGCAGCACTCGGTGTAATCACTACTTATCTGTCCGACAATCCGGCAATCCTGGGACTTGCTGAAGATAAGAATTTCCGTAAATATTTCAAGAAATTCCAGCTTCCGGCTTTAACGAACCTTGGAACATCTTTCGGAATGGGACTGATTGTAAGTACATTCATGATCGGTCTGAAGTTAAAAGGTGGACACGCCGGAACTGCTGTACTGGTCGGTAACTTTTCCGCCATAATCGGCAGTATCATCAGTGTCCGCATCATGCTTCATTTCACCAAGAAAGAATATGGAACCGAAGAATACTGCGTACAGTTCGAAGAACATGAAGACATGGATGCCATCATGAATACCCGCGAGATCCGTGACGGAGGCATCGGCGGACGTGCCATCGAGGCACTTCTTGAGGGTGGTAAAAACGGTGTGGATGTCGGCCTTGCCATCATCCCGGGCGTTATCACCATCTGTACACTGGTCATGATGCTGACCAACGGCGCATCTGCAGACGGAACTTACACCGGTGCCGCTTATGAAGGAATCGCTTTCCTTCCATGGCTTGGAAAGAAGCTTGAATTCATCTTATCACCGCTTTTTGGATTCACAGATGCATCCGGAATCTCCGTTCCGATCACGGCACTCGGTGCTGCCGGTGCCGCAATCGGACTGGTACCGCACATGGCAGAAGCCGGAACCGTCCTCGCCAATGACATAGCCGTATTCACTGCAATGTGCATGTGCTGGAGCGGATACCTCAGCACACATGTGGCTATGATGTCTTCACTTAAAGTGAACAAGCTAACCGGAAAGGCAATTTTAAGCCACACGATCGGTGGACTCTGCGCCGGGGTCGCCGCCAACTGGATCTTTAAACTGGTGATGTTGTTCTTATGA
- a CDS encoding TetR/AcrR family transcriptional regulator has protein sequence MATVGGNRQEKRKRIMSYFINATIELMEKEGIENLTIRKVAEQAKYNSATLYHYFSNLDELELFASVKCLDEYMQETLIHKAEGKDFQEWYLGQWRCFCRHSFQRPRIYNFLFFSPEGTQNLNEVFRRYYEIYPNEKEEKTEDYEGFLKEGDFFKRNEDLLRDVIRERNYVISEQEIKELNEMSVLIYRGMLAIMRSDRDKPTVDEAVDKTVRYLAKTLDAYHLG, from the coding sequence GTGGCAACAGTTGGAGGAAACAGACAGGAAAAGAGAAAAAGGATTATGTCGTATTTCATCAATGCGACAATTGAATTAATGGAAAAAGAAGGAATTGAGAATCTGACGATCAGGAAGGTTGCAGAACAGGCAAAATACAACAGTGCAACGCTGTATCATTATTTCTCTAATCTGGATGAACTGGAATTATTTGCAAGTGTAAAATGTCTGGATGAATATATGCAGGAAACGTTGATACACAAGGCCGAGGGAAAGGATTTTCAGGAGTGGTATCTGGGACAGTGGCGCTGCTTTTGCAGACATTCGTTCCAGAGACCGAGAATCTATAACTTCTTATTCTTCAGTCCGGAAGGGACACAGAACCTGAATGAGGTTTTCCGGAGATATTATGAGATTTATCCAAATGAAAAGGAAGAAAAGACAGAAGATTACGAAGGGTTTTTGAAAGAAGGAGATTTCTTCAAACGCAACGAAGATCTGCTAAGAGATGTGATCAGAGAAAGAAATTATGTGATATCTGAGCAGGAGATCAAAGAACTGAATGAAATGAGTGTGCTGATCTATCGGGGAATGCTTGCAATCATGCGAAGTGACAGGGACAAGCCGACGGTAGACGAGGCGGTGGATAAGACAGTCAGATATCTGGCGAAGACACTGGATGCGTATCATCTGGGATAG